The following are from one region of the Harpia harpyja isolate bHarHar1 chromosome 4, bHarHar1 primary haplotype, whole genome shotgun sequence genome:
- the FOXA2 gene encoding LOW QUALITY PROTEIN: hepatocyte nuclear factor 3-beta (The sequence of the model RefSeq protein was modified relative to this genomic sequence to represent the inferred CDS: inserted 2 bases in 1 codon; deleted 2 bases in 2 codons) — MHSTSSMLGAVKMEGHEHTDWSNYYGEPESYSSVSNMNAGLGMNSMNTYMTMSAMSTTANMTAATSMNMSYANTGMSPSLTGMSPGAGAMPSMGSAGVAGMGAHLSPSMSPMGGQAGSMNALAPYTNMNSMSPIYGQSNLNRSRDPKTYRRSYTHAKPPYSYISLITMAIQQSPNKMLTLSEIYQWIMDLFPFYRQNQQRWQNSIRHSLSFNDCFLKVPRSPDKPGKGSFWTLHPDSGNMFENGCYLRRQKRFKCEKQLAAKDSGGAGGGAGGGGKKGPGQPPSQPLGEGSSSGGSEGSAGAESPASASPCQDHKRALADLKGTPGLSPGEPAASPAQHLLAPPXHAGLPHDAHLKPEHHYAFNHPFSINNLMSSSEQQHHHPHHHHHHHKMDLKAYEQVMHYSGYASPMPGSLAMGPVTNKNGLESSPLAGETSYYQGVYSRPIMNSS, encoded by the exons ATGCACTCCACTTCCAGTATGCTGGGAGCGGTGAAAATGGAAGGCCATGAGCACACGGACTGGAGCAACTACTACGGGGAGCCCGAG AGCTATTCCTCCGTGAGCAACATGAACGCGGGGCTGGGCATGAACAGCATGAACACGTACATGACCATGTCGGCCATGAGCACCACAGCCAACATGACGGCTGCCACGTCCATGAACATGTCCTACGCCAACACGGGCATGAGCCCCTCGCTCACTGGCATGTCCCCGGGCGCGGGGGCCATGCCCAGCATGGGCTCAGCTGGTGTGGCGGGGATGGGCGCCCACCTGAGCCCCAGCATGAGCCCCATGGGGGGCCAAGCGGGCTCCATGAACGCCCTGGCCCCCTACACCAACATGAACTCCATGAGCCCCATCTACGGGCAATCCAACCTCAACCGCTCGCGGGACCCCAAGACCTACCGGCGGAGCTACACGCACGCCAAGCCGCCCTACTCCTACATCTCCCTCATCACCATGGCCATCCAGCAGTCACCCAACAAGATGCTGACGCTGAGCGAGATCTACCAGTGGATCATGGACCTCTTCCCCTTCTACCGCCAGAACCAGCAGCGGTGGCAGAACAGCATCCGCCACTCGCTCTCCTTCAACGACTGCTTCCTCAAGGTGCCCCGCTCCCCGGACAAGCCAGGCAAAGGCTCCTTCTGGACGCTGCACCCTGATTCGGGCAACATGTTTGAGAACGGCTGCTACCTGCGCCGCCAGAAGCGCTTCAAGTGCGAGAAGCAGCTGGCCGCCAAGGACAGTGGTGGGGCGGGCGGTGGGGCGGGTGGCGGGGGCAAGAAGGGGCCCGGGcagccccccagccagcccctgggGGAAGGG AGCTCCTCGGGGGGCTCCGAGGGCTCAGCCGGCGCCGAGTCCCCGGCCAGCGCCTCGCCATGCCAGGACCACAAGCGCGCCCTGGCTGACCTGAAGGGCACACCAGGGCTGAGCCCCGGGGAGCCGGCGGCCTCGCCGGCCCAGCACCTCCTGGCCCCCCC CCACGCCGGCCTGCCCCACGATGCCCACCTCAAGCCCGAGCACCACTACGCCTTCAACCACCCCTTCTCCATCAACAACCTGATGTCCTCCTCcgagcagcagcaccaccaccctcaccaccaccaccaccaccacaaaatgGACCTGAAGGCCTACGAGCAGGTGATGCACTACTCGGGCTACGCCTCGCCCATG CCCGGCAGCCTGGCCATGGGGCCCGTAACGAACAAAAACGGCTTAGAGTCCTCCCCTTTAGCCGGAGAGACTTCTTACTACCAAGGTGTGTATTCTCGGCCCATCATGAACTCCTCCTAA